A single window of Synechococcus sp. CBW1004 DNA harbors:
- a CDS encoding cytochrome ubiquinol oxidase subunit I encodes MSCPAPLNGYQFGTNWAPLSEFVGDFFGSVLGFEGAMAFMLEAGFLGIMLFGWNRVPPAIHFLATVMVAFGANLSVFWILSANSWLQTPAGGSFSEGHFHVQNYFAAINNPFMVRSVLHMSLATVETSMLVVAAVSCWWLLRRQAEAAMRAFFAFSLKLALVILLVVAPLQVLAGHESALQVAEHQPTKLAAIEGIWSNEPAGSSPAWTVLAAPDEAAGRNRWSLAVPGGFSWILEGRSSLSHEVRGLNSWPADQRPRMVGLLFYSFRLMAGIGIAITLLMALTVLLWWSRGLSAETMLALPWLGWAWILSAPAGYLAIEAGWVVRCVGRQPWTVYGQLRTSDAASQLPAAEVLASLSTFAVLYAVLLGCALWFGSRIIRRGPDLSLMPPAEPGHAAGAATNTALP; translated from the coding sequence ATGAGCTGTCCCGCCCCCCTGAATGGGTACCAGTTCGGCACCAACTGGGCGCCCCTGTCCGAATTCGTGGGCGATTTCTTCGGTTCCGTGCTCGGCTTCGAGGGCGCCATGGCCTTCATGCTCGAAGCAGGCTTCCTGGGGATCATGCTGTTCGGCTGGAACCGGGTGCCGCCGGCCATCCATTTTCTCGCCACCGTGATGGTGGCCTTCGGCGCCAACCTCTCGGTGTTCTGGATCCTCAGCGCCAATTCCTGGTTGCAGACGCCGGCCGGTGGCAGCTTCTCCGAGGGCCATTTCCATGTCCAGAACTATTTCGCCGCCATCAACAATCCGTTCATGGTGCGCAGCGTGCTGCACATGAGCCTCGCCACCGTGGAGACCAGCATGCTGGTGGTGGCCGCAGTCAGTTGCTGGTGGCTGCTCCGCCGGCAGGCGGAGGCGGCCATGCGTGCCTTCTTTGCGTTCTCGCTCAAGCTGGCGCTGGTGATCCTGCTGGTGGTGGCACCGCTGCAGGTGTTGGCGGGCCATGAGAGCGCCCTGCAGGTGGCTGAGCATCAGCCCACCAAGCTGGCGGCGATCGAGGGGATCTGGAGCAACGAACCCGCGGGCAGCTCTCCGGCCTGGACGGTGCTGGCGGCCCCGGATGAAGCCGCCGGCAGGAACCGCTGGAGCCTCGCGGTGCCGGGTGGTTTCAGCTGGATTCTGGAGGGACGCTCCAGCCTCAGCCATGAGGTGCGCGGCCTCAACAGCTGGCCGGCCGATCAGCGGCCCCGCATGGTCGGGCTGCTGTTCTATTCCTTCCGGCTGATGGCCGGCATCGGCATCGCCATCACCCTGTTGATGGCGCTCACCGTGCTGCTCTGGTGGAGCCGTGGTCTGTCGGCGGAGACCATGCTCGCGCTGCCCTGGCTGGGCTGGGCCTGGATCCTCTCGGCCCCTGCGGGCTATCTGGCGATCGAGGCGGGCTGGGTGGTGCGCTGCGTGGGCCGCCAGCCCTGGACCGTGTACGGCCAGCTGCGCACATCCGACGCCGCGTCGCAGCTGCCGGCCGCGGAGGTGCTGGCCAGCCTGAGCACCTTCGCGGTGCTCTATGCGGTGCTGCTCGGCTGTGCCCTCTGGTTTGGCTCGCGCATCATCCGCCGCGGACCTGACCTCAGCCTGATGCCTCCGGCGGAGCCAGGCCATGCAGCCGGGGCTGCCACCAACACCGCTCTTCCCTGA
- a CDS encoding DUF6444 domain-containing protein — protein MTTPPAGISEADWASTPVGVRAGFLEVLAQLQRQQQENDQLRAQLTDLATELASLRERIGRNSRNSSKPPSSDGTGFKPPTRCKGTGRKRGGQQGHPGAGPELLPIARVDEVLEHHPDACRRCGTLLQGDS, from the coding sequence ATGACCACCCCTCCGGCCGGGATTTCAGAAGCGGACTGGGCTTCCACTCCGGTGGGCGTGAGGGCTGGCTTCCTTGAGGTTCTTGCACAGCTCCAGAGACAACAGCAGGAGAACGACCAGCTCCGAGCGCAGCTCACCGACCTGGCGACGGAACTGGCCAGCCTGCGCGAGCGGATCGGCCGCAACTCCCGCAACTCCTCCAAGCCGCCCTCCAGTGACGGCACGGGTTTTAAGCCGCCCACCCGCTGCAAAGGCACTGGTCGCAAGCGGGGTGGTCAGCAGGGGCACCCGGGAGCAGGGCCGGAGCTGCTGCCGATCGCGCGTGTGGATGAGGTGCTCGAGCACCACCCGGACGCCTGCCGCCGCTGCGGCACCCTGCTACAGGGGGACTCCTGA
- a CDS encoding rhodanese-like domain-containing protein, producing the protein MTVAPASSVSLAAAAGGGSLLFRQLFDADTGTFTYLLADVASGEGLLIDSVFERHQRDLSLIQELGIRLVACLDTHAHADHVTGSWLMHEATGCAIGLAAAARAENVTTPLQHGDRVTFGSRHLQVRSTPGHTDGCITFVLDDQSMAFTGDALLVRGCGRCDFQQGNAHTLWASITEQIFTLPDSCLLYPGHDYTGRTVTSVAEEKAFNARLGGAATERDFVGHMQNMKLPHPHKIAEALPGNMRSGKPREAVPTAPGWAPLQRSYAGLPELPPSWVAEHRDQVTILDVRSSEEFDGPDGRVAGSLLIPLPELEARAAAIPADRPVVVVCHSGSRSALATQQLLKAGRARVANLRGGLSRWSDEGYPLDGAVTAGTAS; encoded by the coding sequence ATGACCGTTGCACCGGCCTCCTCCGTGTCCCTGGCTGCGGCTGCGGGCGGCGGCTCCCTGCTGTTCCGCCAGCTGTTTGATGCCGACACCGGCACCTTCACCTATCTGCTGGCCGATGTGGCCTCCGGCGAGGGGCTGCTGATCGACTCGGTGTTCGAGCGCCATCAGCGCGACCTGTCGCTGATCCAGGAACTGGGCATCCGCCTGGTGGCCTGCCTCGACACCCACGCCCACGCCGACCACGTCACCGGCAGCTGGCTGATGCACGAGGCCACCGGCTGCGCCATCGGCCTGGCCGCCGCCGCCCGCGCCGAAAACGTGACCACACCGTTGCAGCACGGCGATCGGGTGACGTTCGGCAGCCGGCACTTGCAGGTGCGCAGCACCCCCGGCCACACCGATGGCTGCATCACCTTCGTGCTCGATGACCAGAGCATGGCCTTCACCGGCGATGCGCTGCTGGTGCGGGGCTGCGGCCGCTGCGACTTCCAGCAGGGCAACGCCCACACCCTCTGGGCCTCGATCACCGAGCAGATCTTCACCCTGCCCGACTCCTGCCTGCTCTACCCCGGCCACGACTACACCGGCCGCACGGTGACCTCGGTGGCGGAGGAGAAGGCCTTCAACGCCCGTCTCGGCGGCGCCGCGACCGAGCGCGACTTCGTCGGCCACATGCAGAACATGAAGCTGCCCCACCCCCACAAGATCGCCGAGGCCCTGCCGGGCAACATGCGCTCCGGCAAGCCCCGGGAGGCCGTTCCCACAGCCCCCGGCTGGGCACCGCTGCAACGCAGCTATGCGGGGCTGCCCGAGCTGCCCCCCAGCTGGGTGGCGGAGCACCGGGATCAGGTCACGATCCTGGATGTGCGCTCCAGCGAGGAATTCGACGGCCCGGATGGGCGTGTCGCCGGCAGCCTGCTGATCCCCCTGCCGGAGCTCGAGGCCCGCGCCGCCGCGATCCCGGCCGATCGTCCGGTGGTGGTGGTGTGCCATTCCGGCAGCCGCTCGGCCCTGGCCACCCAGCAACTGCTCAAGGCCGGCCGCGCCCGGGTGGCCAACCTGCGCGGCGGCCTCAGCCGCTGGAGCGATGAGGGCTACCCGCTCGATGGGGCCGTCACCGCAGGCACCGCGAGCTGA
- a CDS encoding IS5 family transposase, translating into MYRRHNNGQISIKEFHLPFGGTLDPENRWVQLEGLMPWDELEQAYAPQFNATIGAPAKSVRMAFGALYIKQKLGLTDEETVHQIRENAYMQFFLGFAGYTAKAPFDASMMVHFRKRFSDEDLRRINELVVQRGKEILLEALAQVADDDDHDDPDSRGGGAQLELDALIKPADWPEGKNWGTFTIDDSCTPADITYPRDLRLLSEARTTTERVIDDLCSQSSGFRRHRPRYDRGLARAHFLRVAKQKRPRRRKVKAAIKHQLGYVRQNLKAIDALIGCGATLSELKRHWWQKLLACSELERQQGLLLASQTNSIPDRLVNLVQTHIRPMVRGKARAAVEFGAKISVSVQNGFPFLHRISWNPYNEGEDLIAQAEKYKLDTGSYPERICADRIYITAKNRHFCMRNGIRLSGKRLGRPPKDPDVTTAHKQQLRSDQARRNEVEGVFGYGKRKYSLDLIMVRLPAGAESSISMAFVVMCAEKVLRLLRLFFALLFGWIYSFLMAWSAIRAPAVICKPDF; encoded by the coding sequence ATGTACCGGAGGCACAATAACGGTCAGATCTCAATCAAGGAGTTCCACCTGCCATTTGGCGGCACACTTGATCCCGAGAATCGCTGGGTTCAACTGGAGGGGCTGATGCCATGGGATGAGCTGGAACAAGCCTATGCCCCTCAATTCAACGCCACAATTGGCGCTCCAGCCAAATCAGTGCGGATGGCCTTTGGTGCTCTCTACATCAAACAGAAGTTGGGGTTAACCGACGAAGAGACTGTCCATCAGATCAGAGAGAACGCCTATATGCAGTTCTTTCTCGGCTTTGCGGGTTACACAGCCAAGGCACCGTTTGATGCCTCGATGATGGTGCATTTTCGCAAACGCTTTTCTGACGAGGATCTGCGCCGTATCAATGAGCTGGTGGTGCAGCGCGGCAAAGAGATCCTTCTGGAAGCACTTGCTCAGGTAGCAGACGATGACGACCATGATGATCCTGATTCCAGAGGAGGAGGCGCTCAGCTGGAACTTGATGCGTTGATCAAGCCTGCTGACTGGCCAGAAGGAAAGAATTGGGGCACTTTCACGATTGATGATAGTTGCACTCCTGCCGACATTACCTATCCCAGAGACCTCAGGCTCCTCAGCGAGGCTCGCACAACGACCGAGCGAGTCATTGATGATCTGTGCAGTCAGTCATCGGGATTCAGGAGACATCGACCTCGCTACGACCGTGGCCTTGCTCGTGCTCATTTCCTGAGAGTGGCGAAGCAAAAACGGCCACGCCGCCGAAAAGTGAAGGCTGCCATTAAACATCAGCTTGGATATGTGCGGCAGAATCTCAAAGCCATTGATGCTCTGATCGGCTGTGGGGCAACGCTTTCTGAGCTCAAGAGGCATTGGTGGCAGAAGTTGTTGGCCTGCAGCGAGTTGGAGCGGCAGCAGGGCCTTCTGCTCGCCTCTCAGACCAACAGCATTCCAGACCGCCTGGTGAATCTTGTGCAGACCCATATCCGCCCAATGGTGCGAGGCAAAGCACGTGCTGCGGTGGAGTTTGGTGCCAAAATCAGTGTTTCGGTTCAAAACGGCTTTCCGTTCTTGCACCGCATCAGCTGGAACCCCTACAACGAAGGAGAAGACCTGATCGCTCAGGCGGAAAAATACAAGCTGGATACAGGATCTTACCCAGAGCGCATCTGCGCCGACCGGATTTATATCACGGCCAAGAATAGGCATTTCTGCATGAGGAACGGTATTCGCCTCTCCGGCAAGCGATTGGGCCGCCCGCCCAAGGATCCTGATGTCACCACTGCACACAAGCAGCAGCTCCGATCTGATCAAGCTCGACGCAATGAAGTGGAAGGCGTCTTTGGATATGGAAAGCGCAAGTATTCCCTGGATCTGATCATGGTTCGTCTACCAGCTGGTGCCGAATCCTCCATCTCGATGGCCTTTGTCGTGATGTGCGCGGAAAAGGTCTTGAGGCTGCTGCGCCTCTTTTTTGCCCTTCTTTTTGGGTGGATCTACAGCTTTCTTATGGCCTGGTCAGCGATCAGAGCTCCTGCGGTCATCTGCAAGCCAGACTTTTGA
- a CDS encoding bifunctional 2-polyprenyl-6-hydroxyphenol methylase/3-demethylubiquinol 3-O-methyltransferase UbiG, whose amino-acid sequence MTPADPVQFWDARYGDTDFAYGDQPNDFLREQAALLPPGDALCLAEGEGRNGVHLAELGHRVTVQDLSAVGLAKARRLAAERGVSIETCCGDLQEFRPRPESTDLVVAIWMHLPPPLRASVLAQAIAALRPGGHLILEAYSPRQLALGTGGPPSIELLVEPEQIRRELTGLELLVLVERQRQIHEGPYHHGTSAVVQAVGRKPAARTP is encoded by the coding sequence ATGACCCCCGCCGATCCGGTTCAGTTCTGGGATGCGCGCTACGGCGACACCGACTTCGCCTACGGCGATCAGCCCAACGACTTCCTGCGGGAGCAGGCGGCACTGCTGCCCCCGGGCGATGCCCTCTGTCTGGCGGAGGGAGAGGGGCGCAACGGCGTCCACCTGGCCGAACTGGGACACCGGGTGACCGTCCAGGACCTCAGCGCCGTGGGGCTGGCCAAGGCCCGGCGGCTGGCCGCGGAGCGGGGCGTCTCCATCGAGACCTGCTGCGGCGATCTGCAGGAGTTCAGGCCGCGGCCCGAGAGCACGGATCTGGTGGTGGCCATCTGGATGCATCTGCCGCCACCCCTGCGCGCCTCGGTGCTGGCCCAGGCCATCGCGGCCCTGCGGCCGGGCGGGCATCTGATCCTGGAGGCCTACAGCCCGCGGCAGCTGGCCCTGGGCACGGGCGGCCCCCCTTCGATCGAGCTGCTGGTGGAGCCGGAGCAGATCCGCAGGGAACTGACAGGGCTGGAGCTGCTGGTGCTGGTGGAGCGGCAGCGCCAGATCCACGAGGGGCCGTATCACCACGGGACAAGCGCGGTGGTTCAGGCCGTCGGACGGAAACCCGCAGCACGCACCCCATGA
- a CDS encoding rhodanese-like domain-containing protein, whose protein sequence is MTHTSAQQRISARDLADQLAEQRVKVIDVREPMEYAGGHIAGSLNVPLSRITEADLPRGPLVLVCHSGNRSARALAQLLQQGHPHPLSDLEGGLPAWQQAGLPVRRLKNAPLPLMRQVQIAAGSLVLLGLILSNVVAPAWILLTWFVGAGLVFAGVSGFCGMARLLALMPWNKVSL, encoded by the coding sequence ATGACCCACACCTCCGCCCAGCAACGCATCAGCGCCCGCGACCTGGCCGACCAGCTGGCCGAGCAGCGCGTCAAGGTGATCGACGTGCGCGAACCGATGGAATACGCCGGTGGCCACATCGCCGGCAGCCTCAACGTGCCGCTCTCGCGCATCACCGAGGCCGACCTGCCGCGCGGCCCGCTGGTGCTCGTCTGCCACAGCGGCAACCGCAGCGCCAGGGCCCTGGCCCAGCTGCTCCAGCAGGGCCATCCCCATCCCCTCTCCGATCTCGAGGGTGGCCTCCCCGCGTGGCAGCAGGCCGGACTGCCGGTGCGCAGGTTGAAGAACGCCCCGCTGCCGCTGATGCGCCAGGTCCAGATCGCCGCCGGTTCGCTGGTGCTGCTCGGTCTGATCCTCAGCAACGTGGTGGCGCCGGCCTGGATCCTGCTCACCTGGTTCGTCGGCGCCGGCCTGGTCTTCGCCGGCGTCAGCGGCTTCTGCGGCATGGCGCGTCTGCTGGCGCTGATGCCCTGGAACAAGGTGAGCCTCTGA
- a CDS encoding sulfite exporter TauE/SafE family protein: MALGTLVLLAGGGGLIGFLLSVLGAGGSILLLPLLVSGAALPTREAVPLSLLVVMLLALANLGPYVSRGQFAPRPALILGLPALAGSWIGGSWVKAGYIPEPVQLAVFAAAALVASWLLTRHRPGANAEPTTATAARGRAMAWVLAGQGVLVGLLTGIAGVGGGFAIVPALVLLAGLPMALASGTSLLLIAVNALVALAALGHWPASQLPLMLPLLLGGALGAVVGQRLAPHLSDRRLRQGFAALLLGSALLTGAEAIKRHQVLSDPATGASRQLPEPASRHRPG; this comes from the coding sequence ATGGCCCTCGGCACCCTTGTCCTGCTCGCCGGCGGTGGCGGCCTGATCGGCTTTCTGCTCTCGGTGCTGGGGGCGGGCGGATCGATCCTGCTGCTGCCCCTGCTGGTCAGCGGCGCTGCTCTGCCCACCCGGGAGGCGGTGCCGCTGTCGCTGCTCGTGGTGATGCTGCTGGCCCTGGCGAACCTGGGGCCCTACGTGAGCCGCGGCCAGTTCGCGCCGCGCCCGGCCCTGATCCTGGGTCTGCCGGCCCTGGCGGGCAGCTGGATCGGCGGCAGCTGGGTGAAGGCGGGCTATATCCCCGAGCCCGTGCAGCTGGCCGTGTTCGCCGCCGCGGCGCTGGTGGCGTCCTGGCTGCTCACCCGCCATCGCCCCGGCGCCAACGCTGAGCCGACAACGGCCACAGCGGCCAGGGGCCGCGCCATGGCCTGGGTGCTGGCCGGTCAAGGCGTCCTCGTCGGCCTGCTCACCGGCATCGCCGGAGTGGGCGGCGGCTTCGCGATCGTGCCGGCCCTGGTGCTCCTGGCGGGCCTGCCGATGGCACTGGCCAGTGGGACCAGTCTGCTGCTGATCGCCGTCAATGCCCTGGTGGCCCTGGCCGCTCTCGGCCACTGGCCCGCCTCCCAGCTCCCCCTGATGCTGCCCCTGCTGCTGGGAGGGGCTCTGGGTGCCGTGGTGGGTCAGCGGCTGGCGCCCCACCTCAGTGACCGGCGGCTGCGCCAGGGCTTCGCGGCGCTGCTGCTCGGATCAGCCCTGCTCACCGGCGCCGAGGCGATCAAGCGCCACCAGGTCCTGAGCGATCCGGCCACGGGCGCCTCGCGTCAGCTGCCGGAGCCCGCTTCCCGCCATCGCCCGGGCTGA
- a CDS encoding IS66 family transposase, with translation MIEIPPIRPVVIEHRLHRLVCPCCSTSTCAELPADVEPSRYGPRLSGLVGLLGSAFPLSFGRTQALLDQLLGVEISRGAIATIRARLSAALQQAVEEALEVARQQPVAYVDETGAPTGNADGCNPAGRRGWQWVMVTPLVTVFLQGLSRSSAAAMELLGHTFAGIVVSDRFSAYNHLPVEQRQLCWAHLIRDLAAIAERQGASREIGAQMLALQQHLFAHWHQWKSGAIDRPQLLHRCHPLRLAFEATLQRVVDLGCERGEQTPWAQTVRTCRQLLQRKQALWTFLQTPGIEPTNNAAERALRQSVIHRKISHGVQSSGGAICRSRLLTVTATLRQQGRDVWQFLEQAWIAHRLGGVMPSLVPDR, from the coding sequence GTGATCGAGATTCCACCGATCAGACCGGTGGTGATCGAACACCGTCTGCACCGTCTGGTCTGCCCCTGCTGCTCCACCAGCACCTGCGCCGAGCTGCCGGCGGATGTGGAGCCCAGCCGCTACGGCCCACGCCTGAGCGGCCTGGTGGGACTGCTGGGCAGCGCCTTTCCCCTGAGTTTCGGCCGAACCCAGGCGCTGCTGGATCAGCTGCTGGGTGTGGAAATCAGCCGCGGCGCTATCGCCACCATCCGGGCACGTCTGAGCGCAGCCCTGCAGCAGGCGGTGGAGGAAGCCCTGGAGGTGGCCCGGCAGCAGCCGGTGGCCTACGTGGATGAAACCGGCGCCCCCACCGGCAACGCCGACGGTTGTAATCCTGCTGGCAGGCGCGGCTGGCAGTGGGTCATGGTCACACCACTGGTTACGGTGTTCCTGCAGGGCCTGAGCCGCTCAAGTGCAGCGGCAATGGAGCTTCTGGGCCATACCTTTGCAGGGATCGTGGTGAGTGATCGCTTCTCGGCCTACAACCACCTGCCCGTGGAGCAGCGGCAGCTGTGCTGGGCCCACCTGATCCGGGATCTGGCGGCCATCGCTGAACGCCAGGGCGCCAGCAGGGAGATCGGAGCCCAGATGCTGGCTCTGCAGCAGCATCTGTTCGCTCACTGGCACCAGTGGAAGAGCGGAGCGATCGACCGGCCCCAGCTCCTGCATCGATGCCACCCCCTCCGCTTGGCGTTCGAGGCCACGCTGCAGCGGGTGGTGGATCTGGGCTGTGAGCGGGGCGAGCAAACGCCCTGGGCCCAGACGGTGCGAACCTGTCGCCAGTTGCTGCAGCGCAAGCAGGCGCTCTGGACTTTTCTGCAAACGCCAGGGATCGAGCCCACCAACAACGCTGCCGAGCGGGCACTGCGGCAATCGGTGATTCACCGCAAGATCAGCCATGGCGTCCAGTCCTCCGGCGGCGCCATCTGCCGCAGCCGGTTGCTCACCGTCACCGCCACCCTGCGGCAGCAGGGCCGCGATGTCTGGCAATTCCTGGAGCAGGCCTGGATTGCCCATCGCCTCGGCGGCGTGATGCCATCGCTGGTGCCGGATCGCTGA